A genomic segment from Vibrio panuliri encodes:
- a CDS encoding phosphate ABC transporter substrate-binding protein — MFRVALAALISLPFLSLSATASEINISGSTSVARVMDVLAEQYNQVHPKTYIAVQGIGSTAGVTLVKKGVAELGMSSRYLTESEQDETLSVHTIAMDGLAVIVNQANPVKNITREQLYDVYKGNITNWKQLGGDDQKIAVVTREASSGSQYSFESLLGLTKTVNGRMVSDVNPDNLVVNSNSMVKTLVNHNSQAIGFVSLGSVDRSVKAINFEGVEATNKNVIDNRYELARPFLIFYQTNKLDQESQSFVDYLQSKEAKQLINEYGYTASK, encoded by the coding sequence ATGTTTCGAGTCGCGTTAGCTGCGCTAATCTCTCTACCTTTTTTATCTCTTTCTGCCACCGCCAGCGAAATCAATATTTCAGGCTCTACGTCAGTCGCACGTGTTATGGATGTGCTGGCTGAGCAATATAATCAAGTCCACCCCAAAACCTATATTGCGGTGCAGGGGATCGGTTCAACAGCAGGCGTCACCTTAGTTAAAAAAGGTGTTGCCGAGTTAGGCATGAGCTCACGTTATCTGACGGAAAGCGAACAAGACGAGACACTTTCTGTTCATACCATTGCGATGGATGGACTGGCCGTTATCGTCAACCAAGCGAACCCAGTAAAGAATATTACTCGTGAGCAGTTATACGATGTTTATAAAGGGAACATTACCAACTGGAAGCAACTTGGCGGTGACGATCAAAAGATCGCCGTGGTAACGCGAGAGGCTTCTTCTGGCTCACAATACAGCTTTGAGAGCTTACTTGGCCTGACCAAGACCGTAAATGGTCGTATGGTGTCTGACGTTAACCCAGATAACTTAGTGGTAAACAGCAACAGTATGGTCAAAACCCTAGTCAATCATAACTCGCAAGCGATTGGGTTTGTGTCATTGGGCTCTGTTGACCGCTCGGTAAAAGCGATTAACTTTGAAGGGGTAGAAGCGACCAACAAAAATGTTATCGACAACCGTTACGAATTGGCGCGTCCTTTCTTGATTTTCTATCAAACGAATAAACTTGACCAAGAGTCACAATCATTTGTGGACTATTTGCAGAGCAAAGAGGCTAAGCAATTGATTAATGAGTATGGCTACACCGCCAGCAAGTAG
- a CDS encoding SH3 domain-containing protein, with product MELQDDLFATIKQYVDKQDLKLSKNIEKEIKEVLDDTRDIDSLSHPAIKALFIIIKEIFLPFVVSCLAAVFMEQSDFVRDIFRDVPREQLKQEIKNQEFTEKYKNFSVIIRNDIMRRDPSPKGEVVAFLDVGDVVEVLDIYNNWVYIRVEVGDDIETGWIVKGVSQRLNIRTI from the coding sequence ATTGAATTACAAGATGACCTCTTTGCTACCATCAAGCAATATGTCGATAAGCAAGATCTAAAGCTCAGTAAGAATATTGAGAAAGAGATAAAGGAAGTTCTCGATGATACGAGGGATATAGATAGCTTATCTCATCCAGCCATCAAAGCTTTATTCATTATCATCAAGGAAATCTTCCTACCGTTCGTTGTCTCTTGTTTAGCTGCCGTCTTCATGGAACAGTCTGACTTTGTCAGAGACATCTTTAGAGATGTCCCTAGAGAGCAACTGAAACAAGAAATCAAGAATCAAGAGTTCACCGAGAAGTACAAGAACTTCAGCGTCATAATTCGAAATGACATTATGAGAAGAGACCCTTCTCCTAAAGGTGAAGTTGTTGCTTTCCTTGATGTAGGTGATGTTGTTGAAGTTCTAGATATCTACAATAACTGGGTTTATATAAGGGTTGAAGTCGGTGATGACATTGAGACTGGCTGGATAGTTAAAGGTGTAAGTCAAAGGCTTAATATCAGAACCATCTAA
- a CDS encoding coiled-coil domain-containing protein encodes MNTRNIRLFHRRINFNSQSVSRKKCEHSLAHSLRISPSTPSAATKKIEWDTSLSANNLIWMCGKTFRLNQFTEKARKQLLERVVPQPKVASQSKMQTRLRQYRLKVKKAIESETIKGNLAVTQLLQQALNAEAEILPELLERFEALDIQRKKQRIKMLDKFIQAHNLLHDKAPANNVYVQEGIIKIPHQWNVGTDVVTLREYIDFTQHFLSEHFPQHEIKLIVGHDDERSANQNTGAHIHYILSGKNRYTGEYDLRKKQIAVVNQYIKNQRIPNVTLFPEDGKLTQKQSRDFGRYFQRMLYDFANRHWLNPKGLVAVFSPESEKRSKRRQKMNEEANLPKSERSHNYYTHQLSLIKQELKQKQMQYEKLSEESECCSIEIDRLLNKQSEISKTNEELEQKTTALKNQNAELEAKHATLSSVVMELTQQVSKMIQGILKQLLLSLHARDSGMRRKSLEYLNMAFKKSEGLPSMFRHVIDDLAEELESKQIDQRTNDKDY; translated from the coding sequence ATGAACACTAGGAACATTCGCCTTTTCCATCGCCGCATAAACTTCAATTCACAATCCGTGAGTCGAAAAAAGTGTGAGCATTCACTAGCTCATTCATTGAGAATTTCGCCATCAACCCCAAGTGCTGCAACCAAAAAAATTGAATGGGATACATCGCTTAGCGCCAATAACTTAATCTGGATGTGTGGAAAAACCTTTCGACTTAATCAGTTTACCGAAAAAGCACGGAAGCAACTACTTGAGAGAGTTGTGCCACAACCTAAAGTCGCTAGCCAGAGCAAAATGCAAACAAGGTTAAGGCAATATCGACTTAAAGTTAAAAAAGCCATCGAAAGCGAAACGATCAAAGGTAATCTAGCAGTAACACAACTGCTCCAGCAAGCGCTCAATGCTGAAGCTGAAATATTGCCCGAGCTACTTGAGAGATTTGAAGCACTAGATATACAACGCAAGAAGCAGCGTATCAAGATGCTGGATAAGTTTATCCAAGCCCATAATTTACTCCACGACAAAGCGCCTGCAAATAACGTCTACGTTCAGGAAGGGATAATAAAAATCCCCCATCAATGGAATGTTGGTACTGATGTTGTCACCTTACGGGAATACATCGACTTTACGCAGCATTTTCTATCTGAACACTTCCCACAGCATGAAATAAAGTTGATCGTGGGTCATGACGATGAGCGCAGTGCTAATCAAAATACTGGTGCACATATCCACTATATTCTTTCTGGTAAAAATCGTTATACAGGCGAATATGACCTAAGAAAGAAGCAAATTGCGGTAGTGAATCAATACATCAAAAATCAACGAATACCCAACGTGACGTTATTTCCTGAAGATGGAAAACTGACACAAAAACAGTCTCGAGATTTTGGACGATACTTCCAGCGTATGCTGTATGACTTCGCGAATCGGCATTGGTTAAACCCGAAAGGATTAGTAGCCGTGTTTTCCCCAGAGTCAGAAAAACGTTCAAAACGACGTCAAAAGATGAATGAAGAAGCCAATTTGCCAAAAAGTGAGCGCAGCCATAATTACTACACTCATCAACTATCACTGATAAAGCAAGAGTTGAAGCAAAAGCAAATGCAGTATGAGAAATTGAGCGAAGAAAGTGAGTGCTGTTCTATAGAAATCGACCGACTTCTAAATAAGCAATCGGAAATTTCAAAGACAAATGAAGAGCTTGAGCAAAAGACAACAGCTCTCAAAAATCAGAACGCCGAGCTTGAAGCCAAACATGCGACTCTATCGAGTGTGGTAATGGAGTTGACTCAACAGGTCAGTAAGATGATTCAAGGTATATTGAAGCAACTGTTGCTATCTCTTCATGCTAGAGATAGCGGGATGCGAAGAAAGTCACTGGAGTACTTAAATATGGCGTTCAAAAAGAGCGAGGGGCTGCCAAGTATGTTTAGGCATGTAATCGATGATTTGGCAGAAGAGCTTGAATCAAAGCAAATAGACCAAAGAACTAACGATAAAGACTATTAG
- a CDS encoding TetR/AcrR family transcriptional regulator: protein MKRKAGRPSSNTQARAKLIQASRELFTVMAYDKVSIRLLASKAGVDSALIRYYFGNKEGLFETMLRETLEPINQRMGQLQRETSQGNLVGIMRTYYQEMSKTPEFPRLILQVMNMPESVPQRQLLEKVIADIAKPIQTVMFDKLLENKVIRTDLDPNLCRVSFISLMVFPFIAPASMLAIHGVQLNDEFLAQLFEHNMMLLSQGMFTSPQAEP from the coding sequence ATGAAGCGAAAAGCAGGTAGACCCAGCAGTAACACGCAAGCGCGAGCGAAGTTGATTCAAGCATCACGTGAGTTATTTACCGTGATGGCCTACGACAAGGTATCGATTCGTTTACTTGCCAGCAAAGCGGGTGTTGATAGTGCATTAATTCGCTACTACTTTGGCAACAAGGAAGGCTTGTTTGAGACCATGCTCAGGGAAACTTTAGAGCCGATTAATCAGCGCATGGGGCAACTACAAAGGGAAACAAGCCAAGGTAATTTGGTGGGGATCATGCGCACTTACTACCAAGAAATGAGTAAAACGCCTGAGTTTCCACGCTTAATTCTGCAAGTGATGAACATGCCTGAATCGGTGCCACAGCGACAACTGTTGGAGAAGGTGATCGCGGATATCGCAAAACCAATTCAAACAGTGATGTTTGATAAGTTGCTTGAAAACAAGGTAATAAGAACCGATCTTGACCCGAATTTATGCCGAGTTTCGTTTATCTCGCTGATGGTGTTTCCGTTTATTGCGCCCGCTTCGATGTTAGCGATTCATGGCGTGCAGCTTAATGATGAGTTTTTGGCGCAACTGTTTGAACACAATATGATGCTATTAAGCCAAGGTATGTTTACTAGCCCACAAGCGGAGCCATAA
- a CDS encoding DUF3024 domain-containing protein produces MGLVSLLQRQVESRAETICRGRNQNLPAELGKAIFEPIENGVVFFKQHYLLDSAHCDYTSQVAKVHWDETNSQWCLFIADTSEDDQWLPYPYLAQSTDLTAIMRELDKDPKSLFWDD; encoded by the coding sequence ATGGGGTTAGTAAGTTTGCTACAGCGTCAGGTTGAAAGCCGCGCTGAAACTATCTGTCGTGGCCGCAATCAAAACTTACCCGCAGAGCTGGGTAAAGCGATTTTCGAACCAATTGAAAATGGTGTGGTGTTCTTTAAACAACACTATCTTCTGGATTCTGCTCACTGTGATTACACTTCTCAAGTTGCCAAAGTGCATTGGGATGAGACAAATAGCCAATGGTGTTTGTTTATCGCTGACACGAGTGAGGATGACCAGTGGCTTCCCTACCCTTACTTAGCACAAAGCACTGACTTAACCGCGATCATGCGCGAGCTTGATAAAGATCCTAAATCGCTGTTTTGGGATGACTAG
- a CDS encoding MaoC family dehydratase: protein MKVADLFKHRSTHDSKHQSEFMQWMSPTVREYWGEFLNKANNRQLFTRLRDLQQPAVNDEPPQPKPIEMKPEAAVLYSELVEKIDTVIHTGDWINVSQERINQFGQVTEDMQWIHTNPERAENESPFKTTIAHGFLTLALLPKMTDSVDPDNTLFPTAKMVVNLGLNQVRFPYPVKAGNNIRAVSTLSKVTPIRKGLEIEREIKVEIEGVRRPAAVVVSVIQLHF, encoded by the coding sequence ATGAAAGTCGCTGACTTATTTAAACATCGTAGTACCCATGACTCTAAGCATCAGTCAGAGTTTATGCAATGGATGTCTCCTACTGTTCGTGAGTACTGGGGGGAGTTCCTAAACAAAGCGAACAATCGCCAACTATTCACACGTTTGCGTGACCTTCAGCAGCCAGCGGTTAACGATGAACCACCTCAGCCTAAACCTATCGAAATGAAGCCGGAAGCTGCCGTGCTTTATAGCGAGTTGGTTGAAAAGATCGATACAGTCATCCACACTGGTGATTGGATTAATGTGTCTCAAGAGCGTATCAATCAGTTTGGTCAAGTCACTGAAGATATGCAGTGGATTCATACCAACCCAGAGCGCGCTGAAAACGAGTCACCATTTAAGACGACGATTGCACACGGCTTTTTGACTTTGGCATTGTTGCCAAAAATGACCGACAGTGTTGACCCAGATAACACTCTTTTCCCAACGGCGAAGATGGTTGTTAACCTTGGTCTTAACCAAGTGCGTTTCCCTTATCCGGTAAAAGCTGGCAACAATATCCGTGCAGTGAGTACACTTTCTAAAGTGACACCAATCCGTAAAGGGCTGGAAATTGAACGTGAAATCAAAGTGGAAATCGAAGGTGTGCGTCGCCCTGCCGCTGTCGTGGTTTCAGTGATTCAACTGCATTTCTGA
- a CDS encoding tyrosine-type recombinase/integrase — MKNIRNVRMYADLYMSERVYEVAPATFRSERSKVRKINKLIGKKNIAEIKHSDIKQLIVKLHKRYSNKSINGFLTILRALFVRAVRDGLLARDPMDGIDNLAVNRPEPNPFTKDELIRLRETDPPCISGKNLALLAVLTGLRISEIIALAWEDINWHKKELYVKRAKVLNDYKVPKTAGSVRIVELNALALDVLKAQFELTAKSKPRCVWVLQQDYKRKVKKHLSFVFISTKSNHPFLNAKQYGKTFFTPYLKAAKVKHRGSSQLRHTFASQALTAGISKEWIARQMGHTSTKMIDDHYGRWIKADAPNCAKMMSVHLGEAFGQKQIAPKPMPDGGRDIAKLVAVFEKAPHFLALLEAVAGGEV, encoded by the coding sequence ATGAAAAATATAAGAAACGTCCGAATGTACGCTGATCTGTACATGAGTGAGCGCGTGTATGAAGTAGCGCCTGCAACATTTAGATCAGAAAGATCAAAAGTCAGAAAAATAAATAAACTGATAGGTAAAAAGAATATTGCTGAGATTAAACACAGCGATATAAAACAATTAATAGTTAAGCTACATAAGCGTTATTCAAATAAATCGATAAACGGTTTTCTAACAATATTGCGAGCATTGTTTGTCCGTGCTGTTCGAGACGGTTTATTGGCTCGCGATCCCATGGATGGTATAGATAACCTAGCGGTAAATCGCCCTGAACCTAACCCTTTCACCAAAGATGAGTTGATACGGCTAAGGGAGACTGATCCACCGTGTATCAGCGGCAAAAATCTCGCACTATTAGCAGTGTTAACAGGCTTACGCATTAGCGAAATCATTGCCCTGGCATGGGAAGATATCAACTGGCATAAAAAAGAACTATATGTAAAAAGAGCCAAAGTTCTCAATGATTATAAAGTGCCCAAAACGGCTGGTTCGGTGCGCATCGTTGAACTGAACGCTCTCGCACTTGATGTTTTAAAAGCGCAATTTGAATTAACAGCGAAAAGCAAACCACGTTGCGTATGGGTGTTGCAACAAGACTATAAGCGCAAAGTAAAGAAACACTTATCGTTTGTCTTTATTAGCACAAAATCCAACCATCCTTTCTTAAATGCAAAACAATATGGCAAAACATTTTTTACCCCGTACCTTAAGGCAGCCAAGGTTAAGCACCGAGGATCTAGTCAACTTAGACATACTTTTGCTAGCCAAGCCTTAACCGCAGGAATTAGCAAAGAATGGATTGCGAGGCAAATGGGGCATACTTCAACGAAAATGATTGATGATCACTATGGTCGATGGATCAAGGCTGATGCGCCTAATTGTGCAAAAATGATGTCAGTGCACCTCGGAGAAGCATTTGGTCAAAAACAGATTGCACCCAAGCCAATGCCAGATGGTGGGCGGGACATAGCTAAACTCGTTGCTGTATTTGAAAAAGCACCTCACTTTCTTGCCCTACTTGAAGCTGTCGCTGGAGGTGAGGTATGA
- a CDS encoding site-specific integrase yields the protein MYLQKAPNGVYQTRICIPKPLQRFGYPFDIKVSLRTKERSEAIARNFIVANYLRSAITRLDTSCPPKFDLFKSALDQNINCIRLSFISGSASYEHPQYNAVELVDEHSVAESLINDAFEHRNTANRCKPTSFDDSLALFVESKHKQGITKLSVHQLEQRISYSIKFLVHKGLEQDKVTSADLLDYVDHLKSGKRSAKSNQDYFASVKQYFAWLKAKGFNSDNPAQGINPKFKSKLHASEQRERWTESELIRLFRSAEYLRQTEDFQWVTKLQLFHGFRTGEVCQIYVKDIVWQMRIPCIKVTDLSKDQHLKNQHAVRTIPLHPQLRESFLQFYESRKTRKRSPLFHYKPLGKDKDWTKTYRQQFGKLQTKLGMRAGARPTAYSLRHTFIDELKEKDIPEHSVAEVVGHTNPNMTYGRYGKKHRIDKLLEIVAAFEINLEGTL from the coding sequence ATGTACTTACAAAAAGCGCCCAACGGCGTCTATCAAACCCGCATTTGCATCCCTAAGCCACTACAGCGTTTTGGCTATCCATTCGACATAAAAGTAAGCCTTCGTACCAAAGAACGCTCAGAAGCGATTGCTCGTAACTTCATAGTAGCTAACTACCTTCGATCCGCCATTACTAGGCTAGATACCTCGTGTCCCCCTAAATTTGATCTCTTCAAATCAGCTCTCGATCAAAATATCAATTGTATCCGCCTTTCATTTATTAGTGGTTCAGCGTCATATGAACATCCGCAATATAACGCGGTAGAGCTTGTTGACGAGCATTCTGTAGCTGAATCATTAATAAACGATGCTTTTGAACATCGAAATACCGCAAATCGTTGTAAGCCCACTTCTTTTGATGATTCTCTTGCGTTGTTTGTGGAAAGTAAGCATAAGCAAGGAATTACCAAATTGTCAGTTCACCAGTTGGAGCAACGAATTAGTTACAGTATCAAGTTTCTCGTTCACAAAGGGTTGGAACAAGACAAAGTAACCAGCGCTGACTTACTCGATTATGTAGATCATTTAAAAAGTGGAAAACGCTCAGCAAAATCAAACCAAGATTATTTTGCGTCGGTTAAACAGTATTTTGCTTGGCTTAAAGCGAAAGGTTTCAACTCAGATAATCCAGCTCAGGGGATAAATCCAAAGTTTAAAAGTAAGCTGCATGCTTCAGAGCAACGAGAACGCTGGACTGAGTCTGAGTTGATTAGGCTGTTTCGAAGTGCCGAATATTTGCGACAAACAGAAGATTTCCAGTGGGTAACTAAGTTACAACTGTTTCATGGTTTTCGAACTGGAGAGGTATGTCAGATATACGTCAAAGACATTGTATGGCAGATGCGTATTCCGTGTATTAAAGTAACCGATCTATCTAAAGATCAACATTTAAAGAACCAACATGCGGTTCGCACAATCCCCTTACACCCACAGTTACGTGAGAGCTTTTTGCAATTCTATGAGTCACGCAAAACCCGCAAACGTTCACCGTTATTCCACTACAAGCCGCTGGGAAAAGACAAAGACTGGACTAAAACGTATCGGCAACAGTTCGGCAAGCTGCAAACTAAGTTAGGAATGCGTGCGGGAGCACGCCCTACAGCTTATAGCTTGCGCCATACCTTTATCGATGAGCTGAAAGAAAAAGACATTCCCGAGCACAGCGTCGCCGAGGTTGTTGGTCACACCAACCCAAACATGACTTATGGACGTTACGGGAAAAAACATCGAATAGACAAATTGCTTGAGATTGTTGCTGCATTTGAAATTAACTTGGAGGGAACCTTATGA